In Panicum virgatum strain AP13 chromosome 4N, P.virgatum_v5, whole genome shotgun sequence, a single window of DNA contains:
- the LOC120669937 gene encoding uncharacterized protein LOC120669937, whose protein sequence is MDYSSGSYFSPWPINSASERYSLADGSVESFGEGSMPPSSYFMTASSDHSLKFSGHEQDSTMLTNERLTYAGAGHADLLPGDILSRDKFPENLLELQRLQNNGNLQSNLVNPQVLQCTSTPRRFHQQLPHALSSSIDSNSCEVSAFLADVNAVSSASTLCPTFQNHPSFMEPVNIEAFDFQGAQSDAILNKTSHPNGNISVFDNAALASLHDSKEFISSRLPSFPSVQETNLAAIGFKTQKQEQNPMCNLPIPAFTAHNQMAVTTTKGARIPQQMPSLVNENKSDCPVSRPSDVQNQANSAGNGVGMKPRARARRGQATDPHSIAERLRREKISDRMKNLQDLVPNSNKADKASMLDEIIDYVKFLQLQVKVLSMSRLGSAGAVLPLLTESQTKGCHGQPLSASTKAQGLLDAQDSEDALAFEEEVVKLMETSITSAMQYLQNKGLCLMPVALASTISAQKGVSAAAIPPER, encoded by the exons ATGGACTACTCTTCTGGTTCCTACTTCTCACCATGGCCTATCAATTCTGCCTCTGAGAGGTACAGTTTGGCTGATGGTTCAGTGGAATCATTTGGAGAAGGAAGCATGCCACCTTCAAGCTATTTCATGACAGCTAGTTCAGATCACAGTTTAAAATTTAGTGGGCATGAGCAGGACTCCACTATGCTTACAAACGAGCGATTAACCTATGCTGGTGCTGGACATGCTGATCTGTTACCTGGTGACATTCTATCTAGGGATAAGTTTCCTGAAAATCTTCTGGAGCTTCAACGACTGCAGAACAATGGCAATCTGCAGAGTAATTTAGTGAACCCACAGGTGCTTCAGTGCACTTCAACACCGAGAAGATTTCATCAGCAACTACCTCATGCCTTATCCAGTTCAATTGATAGTAACAGCTGTGAAGTTTCCGCTTTTCTCGCTGATGTCAATGCTGTATCTTCAGCCTCAACCTTATGTCCCACATTCCAAAATCATCCTTCATTCATGGAACCAGTGAACATAGAAGCTTTCGATTTCCAAGGGGCACAGAGTGATGCTATTTTGAACAAAACAAGCCATCCAAACGGGAATATCTCAGTTTTTGACAATGCTGCCTTGGCATCACTACAT GATAGCAAAGAGTTTATCAGTAGTAGGCTTCCCTCATTTCCTAGTGTCCAGGAAACAAACCTAGCTGCCATTGGTTTCAAGACACAAAAGCAG GAGCAAAATCCAATGTGTAATTTGCCTATCCCTGCTTTCACTGCTCATAACCAGATGGCAGTCACAACAACAAAAGGAGCTCGGATTCCTCAACAG ATGCCTTCATTGGTCAATGAAAATAAAAGTGACTGTCCTGTTAGCCGTCCTTCTGATGTGCAAAACCAAGCAAATTCAGCTGGAAATGGCGTTGGCATGAAGCCACGAGCAAGGGCTCGTCGTGGACAGGCAACTGATCCTCATAGTATCGCTGAACGG CTTCGCAGAGAAAAAATTTCAGATAGGATGAAAAATCTGCAAGACCTCGTCCCTAACTCCAATAAG GCAGACAAGGCATCCATGCTGGATGAAATAATTGATTATGTGAAATTTCTTCAGCTTCAGGTCAAG GTCTTGAGCATGAGTAGGCTAGGATCTGCCGGAGCAGTTCTTCCCCTTCTCACAGAATCCCAAACTAAG GGTTGCCACGGTCAACCTCTGTCAGCTTCGACAAAAGCACAAGGACTGCTGGACGCACAAGACTCAGAAGATGCCTTAGCCTTTGAGGAAGAGGTGGTCAAGCTGATGGAAACAAGCATCACCAGCGCAATGCAGTATCTTCAGAATAAGGGGCTCTGCCTGATGCCAGTTGCTCTCGCTTCCACCATATCCGCCCAGAAAGGCGTGTCCGCTGCTGCGATCCCTCCTGAACGGTGA
- the LOC120670623 gene encoding uncharacterized protein LOC120670623 has translation MSISYKCTLFSIVEVPTPFFSAEPKPMAIRSSWYHHPSSTMAMISPRLGIRGSALRLSTSAHGSSSSSHLSFAAATDNNKAFEDQLRGIVCYRDEKGEMICEGYDEGPRLGMRLPEKACFPWPVGVQLTDFIQLATLPVFEDAEALQLKTDKKSQL, from the exons ATGTCCATTTCCTATAAATGCACTCTTTTCAGCATAGTGGAGGTCCCAACACCTTTCTTCTCAGCAGAGCCGAAACCAATGGCAATCAGGAGCTCATGGTATCACCATCCTTCTTCCACCATGGCCATGATCAGCCCAAGGCTTGGCATAAGGGGGTCAGCCTTAAGGCTCAGCACCTCTGCTCATGGCAGTAGCTCTTCATCACACCTCTCCTTTGCTGCTGCAACAGACAACAACAAG GCGTTTGAAGACCAATTGAGAGGGATAGTTTGCTACAGAGATGAGAAGGGGGAGATGATCTGCGAAGGGTACGACGAAGGCCCCAGGCTTGGGATGCGATTGCCAGAGAAGGCCTGCTTCCCATG GCCTGTGGGAGTTCAGCTCACTGATTTCATCCAGCTTGCGACGCTCCCTGTTTTCGAAGACGCCGAAGCTCTCCAGTTGAAGACTGATAAGAAGAGCCAGCTCTGA